A genomic region of Paenibacillus sp. PL2-23 contains the following coding sequences:
- a CDS encoding excinuclease ABC subunit UvrA: protein MSEWKQEYIVLSGARENNLKNVSLRIPKRKITIFTGVSGSGKSSIVFDTIAAESTRLLNENFSMFVRNFLPKVPQPDTDAIENLSMAVIVDQKRLGGGSHSTMGTITDISPILRLLFSRAGQPHVGPVHLFSFNDPQGMCPDCNGIGRKLGVDLDKAVDMSKSMNEGAIMLPGYGVNDWEWNMIMQSGDFDADKKLSDYSAEELEQLLYGKAKKVQIDFGGKAMNITVEGAIEKFTGKYIRQDVKAKSERTQKSVMPFITEGPCPSCRGARLSQAALGCQINGYNIADLSAMEVGQLIRVIREISDPVAAPIVKPLTERLQHLVDIGLDYLTLDRETDTLSGGESQRVKMVKHLSGSLVDVTYIFDEPSVGLHPRDVHRLNELLRKLRDKGNTVIVVEHDPDVIKVADHIVDVGPHAGSRGGTIVYEGSYDGLLEADTLTGTHMKRPLQLKQACRAHAGKLPIRDATLHNLKKVSVEIPTGVMTVVTGVAGSGKSTLINDVFLSQHPDAIVIDQSAVGVSTRSNPATYTGIMDDVRKAFASANKVNQGLFSFNSKGACENCQGLGVVYIDISFLDSVKLPCEACGGKRFKEEVLAYQLNGKNIAEVLEMTVEQALGFFELKEVSRKLQAMSDVGLNYITLGQPLSTLSGGECQRIKLASELHKKGSIYVMDEPTTGLHMSDIGQLLGIMNRLVDAGNTVIVIEHNLDVISQADWIIDMGPDGGTRGGQVVFEGLPTDIVHAEGSITGRYLA from the coding sequence TTGAGCGAATGGAAGCAAGAATATATTGTGCTATCGGGCGCCAGGGAAAACAATCTCAAAAACGTTTCCTTGCGTATTCCCAAACGGAAAATTACGATTTTCACCGGTGTATCAGGCTCCGGCAAATCCTCGATTGTATTCGATACGATTGCCGCTGAGTCCACACGGCTGCTGAACGAAAACTTCAGCATGTTTGTGCGCAACTTCCTGCCCAAGGTGCCTCAGCCCGACACGGACGCCATTGAGAATCTCAGTATGGCTGTCATCGTCGATCAGAAGCGTCTTGGCGGCGGGTCCCACTCCACAATGGGCACTATAACCGACATCTCGCCCATCCTGCGGCTATTGTTCTCCAGAGCAGGGCAGCCTCACGTGGGTCCCGTGCATCTGTTCTCCTTCAATGATCCGCAAGGCATGTGTCCCGATTGCAACGGCATAGGCCGCAAGCTCGGCGTAGACCTGGACAAGGCGGTGGATATGTCCAAGTCTATGAATGAAGGAGCGATCATGCTGCCGGGGTACGGCGTAAACGATTGGGAATGGAATATGATTATGCAGTCAGGCGACTTCGATGCGGATAAGAAGCTCAGCGATTACTCCGCCGAGGAGCTCGAGCAATTGCTCTACGGCAAAGCGAAGAAGGTGCAAATCGACTTCGGCGGCAAAGCCATGAATATAACGGTAGAAGGCGCAATTGAGAAATTTACGGGCAAATATATCAGGCAGGATGTCAAAGCAAAGTCCGAACGCACGCAAAAATCAGTGATGCCTTTCATAACGGAAGGCCCCTGTCCCAGCTGCCGGGGAGCACGGCTGAGTCAAGCGGCGCTGGGCTGCCAAATCAATGGCTACAACATAGCCGACCTGTCCGCCATGGAGGTTGGCCAGCTTATTCGCGTCATAAGAGAAATAAGCGATCCCGTGGCCGCTCCTATCGTGAAGCCACTGACAGAGCGGCTGCAGCACCTTGTCGATATCGGACTCGACTATTTGACGCTGGATCGCGAGACGGATACCTTGTCGGGAGGAGAGTCGCAGCGCGTCAAGATGGTGAAGCATCTAAGCGGCAGCCTCGTCGATGTTACGTATATATTCGATGAGCCAAGCGTGGGCCTGCATCCACGGGATGTGCATCGATTGAACGAGCTGCTGCGGAAGCTTCGAGACAAGGGCAATACTGTTATCGTTGTGGAGCATGATCCCGACGTGATCAAGGTCGCCGACCACATTGTGGATGTGGGCCCGCATGCCGGAAGCCGCGGAGGGACGATTGTCTATGAAGGCAGCTATGACGGTCTGCTGGAAGCGGATACGCTGACAGGCACCCATATGAAGCGCCCGCTCCAGCTGAAGCAAGCCTGTCGAGCACATGCCGGCAAGCTGCCTATCCGCGACGCGACGCTGCACAACCTGAAGAAGGTGAGCGTTGAGATTCCAACGGGTGTGATGACCGTTGTAACTGGCGTTGCCGGCTCGGGCAAAAGCACGCTGATTAACGATGTATTCTTAAGCCAGCATCCCGACGCCATCGTCATCGACCAGTCAGCGGTCGGTGTGTCTACACGCTCAAATCCCGCTACCTACACGGGCATTATGGATGATGTGCGCAAGGCGTTTGCCTCAGCCAACAAGGTGAACCAAGGCTTGTTCAGCTTCAACTCCAAGGGCGCTTGCGAGAATTGCCAAGGCTTAGGCGTCGTCTATATCGACATATCCTTCCTCGACAGCGTTAAGCTGCCTTGTGAAGCCTGCGGCGGCAAACGGTTCAAGGAAGAGGTGCTGGCGTACCAGCTGAACGGCAAAAACATCGCGGAAGTGCTGGAGATGACGGTGGAGCAAGCGCTTGGCTTCTTCGAGCTTAAGGAGGTGTCGCGCAAGCTTCAGGCGATGAGCGATGTCGGATTGAACTACATTACGCTTGGGCAGCCGCTCAGCACGCTATCGGGTGGTGAATGCCAGCGAATCAAGCTCGCAAGCGAGCTTCACAAGAAGGGCAGCATCTATGTGATGGACGAGCCGACAACCGGCTTGCATATGTCAGACATAGGCCAGCTGCTTGGCATTATGAACCGGCTGGTGGATGCCGGCAATACGGTTATCGTCATTGAGCATAATCTGGACGTGATCAGCCAGGCGGATTGGATCATTGATATGGGGCCGGATGGAGGAACCAGGGGCGGCCAGGTTGTATTCGAAGGCTTGCCAACGGATATCGTACATGCGGAGGGGTCGATTACGGGCCGTTATTTGGCGTAG
- a CDS encoding Ger(x)C family spore germination C-terminal domain-containing protein has translation MINEEMKNQLERVIQKAQKWRVDPFGFGLYARAYTYKEWKPVQDRWAEVFAEAAVEVSVETILQDSGIMR, from the coding sequence ATGATTAATGAGGAAATGAAGAATCAGCTGGAACGTGTGATTCAGAAGGCGCAAAAATGGCGGGTTGACCCGTTTGGGTTCGGATTATACGCGCGCGCCTACACCTATAAGGAATGGAAGCCGGTACAGGATCGCTGGGCGGAGGTATTCGCAGAGGCGGCGGTCGAGGTATCCGTTGAAACGATTTTGCAGGACTCCGGCATTATGCGTTAG
- a CDS encoding SRPBCC domain-containing protein, whose protein sequence is MSLTLELDFQYSTSVERLWSALTDSEQLAKWVLANNFKPIVGYRFQFRSQPNEYWDGLIDGEVLVVDPPTRLTYTWGVGEEKHTVHWTIQDLGDGKVNLHLEQTGISNAQGLNGAKYGWSNWAAELDKLLAL, encoded by the coding sequence ATGAGCTTAACATTGGAATTGGATTTTCAGTATTCAACCTCGGTGGAGCGGCTCTGGTCTGCTCTAACGGATTCCGAGCAGCTGGCCAAGTGGGTATTGGCGAACAACTTTAAGCCGATCGTCGGCTACCGCTTCCAGTTCCGGTCTCAGCCGAATGAATATTGGGATGGGCTGATTGACGGAGAAGTGCTCGTCGTTGATCCGCCTACACGGTTGACATACACCTGGGGTGTAGGGGAAGAGAAGCATACGGTCCATTGGACCATTCAGGATCTGGGCGACGGCAAGGTCAACCTTCACCTGGAGCAGACCGGTATCTCGAATGCACAAGGCTTGAACGGTGCCAAGTACGGCTGGAGTAATTGGGCTGCGGAGCTGGACAAACTGCTGGCGCTGTAA
- a CDS encoding GerAB/ArcD/ProY family transporter, protein MKKQGINEITLVQYTFLIHGMQIGVGMLSLPSALAEKGGTDGWIALFVGWLASLTASILIIQLMKRYPDCTLPELLSRIMGKWAGKAAYLFFGLYYALFAYTVLARMSLHIESWILQQSNASIFFLLFCIPTYMIARKGLRILGRYAEFIFLFSLWMLYMFLLPLREAHWLHILPILKDGMLPVVDAIPSTLLSFLGFEAAFFFYAGLNKKKHAVKGMVIANTLTLLVYVMVTIVCFVFFSPDDISSYHEPVISLLKVIEFRFVERVDIIVFSGYLLIVSTTWIPSIHIATSCASQLFGSRKFTRTLLILLGIGCIIVFGHGPTFIKNNELIKLLNIYGFIAAFALPLLLWLLVAALRLRKGGLTP, encoded by the coding sequence ATGAAGAAGCAAGGCATCAATGAAATTACCCTTGTCCAATACACCTTTCTTATTCATGGCATGCAAATAGGCGTTGGCATGCTGTCGTTGCCGTCCGCGCTCGCTGAGAAGGGAGGGACTGACGGCTGGATCGCCTTATTTGTTGGCTGGTTAGCATCGCTTACCGCCAGCATCCTCATCATTCAATTGATGAAGCGTTACCCGGACTGCACCTTGCCGGAGCTGCTGTCCAGAATTATGGGCAAGTGGGCGGGCAAAGCGGCGTATCTCTTTTTCGGCCTATATTACGCCCTGTTCGCCTACACGGTGCTGGCACGTATGAGCTTACATATTGAATCTTGGATATTGCAGCAGTCTAACGCTTCTATCTTCTTTTTGTTATTTTGTATACCCACTTACATGATAGCCCGCAAAGGGCTGCGTATATTGGGTAGATATGCGGAATTTATCTTTCTGTTCTCGCTGTGGATGCTGTACATGTTCCTGCTCCCCCTTCGAGAAGCCCATTGGCTGCATATACTGCCGATTCTGAAGGACGGTATGCTGCCGGTCGTGGATGCAATTCCCTCTACCCTGCTGTCCTTTCTTGGATTTGAGGCGGCGTTTTTTTTCTATGCGGGCCTGAACAAGAAGAAGCATGCGGTAAAGGGCATGGTAATCGCGAATACACTTACGCTGCTCGTCTATGTAATGGTAACGATTGTGTGCTTCGTTTTCTTCAGCCCGGATGACATCTCCTCCTATCATGAGCCGGTGATCAGCTTGCTGAAGGTGATCGAGTTCCGATTTGTGGAGCGGGTCGATATCATTGTGTTCTCAGGCTATCTGCTAATTGTGTCAACAACGTGGATTCCCTCCATACATATCGCGACTTCCTGCGCAAGCCAGCTATTCGGCAGCCGGAAGTTTACGAGGACACTGCTTATTCTCCTGGGGATTGGCTGCATAATCGTGTTTGGCCATGGCCCCACCTTTATCAAAAATAATGAATTAATCAAGCTTTTGAATATATACGGATTCATTGCCGCCTTTGCGCTACCGCTGTTGTTATGGCTGCTGGTCGCCGCATTGCGTCTAAGGAAAGGAGGCTTGACTCCATGA
- a CDS encoding Ger(x)C family spore germination C-terminal domain-containing protein, whose translation MMRRTLVILLGLALLTGCEDRLDLEDITLALMSGLDLNEDNELLAYMSSPVFSKEARKKNEEIGIRTETLRQARGKFDSMATAKVVGGKLQVLLVGQKVLEYKDWYALLDVLFRDAKNTVNTRIVAVDGSVADIINFAPEDKPRLPQHVTKLIDTASSRGVVPRTSLQEFRRQIIDKGITPSITLLRRKKDIELLGTALLDNEGKLAGKLGLTDSQWLLLLQGKGQEEISISLKLPEMKPNTNILKSGYISFYAVKANRQVKVQCKQDRFYFQIHFKIPLRFRKNILPSRLKNAQRS comes from the coding sequence ATGATGCGCCGTACCCTTGTCATTCTCCTGGGCTTGGCGCTGCTGACCGGCTGCGAAGATCGTCTGGATCTGGAGGATATTACGCTTGCTCTCATGTCCGGCCTGGACCTGAACGAGGACAACGAGCTCCTTGCTTATATGTCCTCGCCTGTATTCAGTAAGGAAGCGCGGAAAAAAAATGAGGAGATTGGCATTCGCACAGAGACGCTTAGGCAAGCCCGCGGGAAATTTGATTCCATGGCTACGGCCAAGGTTGTCGGCGGCAAGCTGCAGGTCCTCCTGGTGGGACAGAAGGTGCTGGAATATAAGGACTGGTACGCGCTCCTGGACGTCCTGTTTCGCGATGCCAAGAATACCGTGAACACGCGTATTGTCGCGGTGGATGGTTCAGTGGCGGATATCATCAACTTCGCGCCGGAGGACAAGCCCCGGCTGCCTCAGCATGTCACCAAGCTGATCGACACCGCGTCCTCGCGTGGAGTTGTGCCAAGAACATCGCTACAGGAGTTTCGCCGCCAAATTATCGACAAGGGCATCACTCCCTCCATTACCTTGCTAAGAAGGAAAAAGGATATTGAGCTGCTGGGCACGGCTCTATTGGATAATGAAGGAAAGCTGGCGGGTAAGCTTGGACTGACAGACAGCCAATGGCTCTTATTGCTTCAAGGCAAAGGCCAGGAGGAAATATCCATTTCGCTGAAGCTTCCCGAGATGAAGCCCAACACTAACATTTTGAAATCAGGCTATATCAGCTTTTATGCCGTCAAAGCGAATCGTCAAGTGAAGGTCCAATGTAAGCAGGACCGTTTTTATTTTCAAATTCACTTCAAAATCCCATTACGATTTCGGAAAAATATTTTGCCGAGCAGGTTGAAGAACGCTCAGAGGAGCTGA